A window of the Pseudoliparis swirei isolate HS2019 ecotype Mariana Trench chromosome 13, NWPU_hadal_v1, whole genome shotgun sequence genome harbors these coding sequences:
- the msl1b gene encoding male-specific lethal 1 homolog: MTSKVPLAATVAELVKGDNKTVGILSPVRQMGGEGTPVKGKPLSADNMENTQMALNNKNPKDAGGDDSVKGVVPEVLGTASIELSAEGKWRNIRKTPANPHTQANCLRQILLLQLDLIEQQQQQLQSKDKEIDELKVDKETLLARIERMERRLQLTKKDPPRDKRLFQPLEPWTPDKEDMWDLDVEASPQPNAATPLQFSRGGKGQKRKSCFGDAKMQKSRGKSAKLSPQKHEIQPGSPNQRELRSKETPEKTFPMRSGLERDLMLPCKEEPELSCQIEDLPFMSTTEMYLCCWNQPPLSPLRETSPKKEEEVASEWTPHVVHDMLIVFPSWRENPIEPLDEDPSFIPPEPLDDNVFLKRHLKLELDEKRRKRWDIQRIREQRMFQRLQQRMNRKKVVPETEPELSSFYPDTEDVETIVITPFLPVVAFGRPLPKLSQQNFELPWLDDRSRCRIEVPKKHTPHRTCRK, from the exons ATGACAAGCAAAGTCCCCCTCGCGGCCACGGTTGCGGAGCTAGTTAAAGGAGATAACAAGACTGTGGGGATATTGTCCCCTGTGAGACAAATGGGGGGTGAGGGAACCCCAGTGAAAGGTAAACCCCTCTCTGCtgacaacatggagaacacTCAGATGGCTCTGAACAACAAGAACCCTAAGGATGCAGGTGGGGATGACAGCGTGAAGGGGGTGGTCCCCGAGGTCCTCGGCACAGCATCTATTGAACTCTCCGCCGAGGGAAAGTGGAGGAATATCAGGAAGACCCCCGccaatccacacacacaggccaactGCCTCAGGCAgattctcctcctccaactggacctcattgaacagcagcagcagcagctgcagtccAAGGACAAGGAGATAGATGAGCTTAAAGTGGACAAGGAGACG CTTCTTGCGCGCATCGAGCGCATGGAGCGTCGCCTGCAGCTGACGAAGAAGGACCCGCCACGTGACAAACGCCTTTTCCAGCCCCTGGAGCCATGGACCCCCGACAAGGAGGACATGTGGGATCTGGACGTCGAGGCGAGTCCGCAGCCCAACGCAGCCACTCCGCTCCAGTTTAGTCGGGGTGGAAAAGGTCAAAAGAG GAAATCTTGCTTTGGAGATGCTAAAATGCAAAAATCACGGGGCAAAAGCGCCAAGCTCAGTCCCCAGAAACACGAAATTCAGCCCGGTTCTCCCAATCAAAGAGAGCTCCGCAGTAAAGAAACCCCCGAGAAGACCTTTCCCATGAGGTCGGGGTTAGAAAGGGACCTCATGCTCCCGTGCAAAGAGGAGCCCGAGCTGAGCTGTCAGATTGAAGACCTGCCCTTCATGTCTACTACAGAGATGTACCTCTGTTGCTGGAACCAGCCGCCTCTCTCGCCATTGCGTGAGACTTCCcctaaaaaggaagaagaggtggccAGTGAGTGGACTCCTCATGTAGTACATGATATGCTGATTGTTT TTCCATCTTGGAGGGAAAATCCCATTGAGCCTCTGGACGAGGACCCCTCCTTTATCCCTCCTGAG CCGCTGGACGACAACGTGTTTTTGAAACGGCACTTGAAGCTGGAGTTggacgagaagaggaggaaaag GTGGGACATCCAGCGAATCAGAGAGCAGCGCATGTTCCAGCGTCTGCAGCAGCGCATGAACAGGAAGAAGGTCGTCCCGGAGACGGAGCCCGAGCTCTCGTCCTTCTACCCCGACACTGAAGACG TTGAAACGATAGTGATCACTCCCTTCTTGCCTGTGGTGGCATTCGGCCGGCCGTTGCCCAAACTCTCACAACA GAACTTCGAGCTACCGTGGCTGGATGACAGAAGTCGCTGTCGCATCGAGGTTCCCAAAAAACACACTCCTCACCGGACCTGTCGGAAGTGA